Part of the Candidatus Saccharimonadales bacterium genome, CCGGGATAAAAGCCGATATGGGTTTTATAAGCGGCAAAATGCAATAAGTTTTTGTCGTTTAATTTGTAAGTTGGAATGCCGTAGGCAAAAGTTTGTTCGGCCTGCGGCGCCTCCTCACGGATGATCTGCATCAGGCTTTTGAGCTTGGTTTGGGTAGCCGAGTCAAGATCTGCCAGATATTCCGGAATCGAGCTGTACTTTTTCATAACTGCCATGATTACTCCTTTGGCTTAGCTAACCTGCTGATTTTATAACCTCACGTTGTTCGTCATCGGTGGTCCGCTGGCCGGGCTGGAGCTTAGCAT contains:
- a CDS encoding DUF1801 domain-containing protein, which encodes MAVMKKYSSIPEYLADLDSATQTKLKSLMQIIREEAPQAEQTFAYGIPTYKLNDKNLLHFAAYKTHIGFYPGSSAVAEFKPELKSFSTSKGTIQFPLDQALPANLIRKITRFCVQSRQQ